One Drosophila virilis strain 15010-1051.87 chromosome 5, Dvir_AGI_RSII-ME, whole genome shotgun sequence DNA window includes the following coding sequences:
- the Slik gene encoding serine/threonine-protein kinase 10 isoform X6 gives MSFITNLKKVFHLGGGGEAKKKRLYNNIKMDTDPKELWEMVGELGDGAFGKVYKAQHKEHKRFAAAKMCTLEDEENLSDHMVEIDILSEIKHPNIVELYEAFSIDDKLWMLIEYCDGGALDSIMVELEKPLTEPQIAYVCKHMTEGLTFLHKNKVIHRDLKAGNVLLTMEGGVKLADFGVSAKNKHTMQKHDTFIGTPYWMAPELVLCETFRDNPYDHKVDIWSLGITLIELAQMEPPNSEMSPMRVLLKIQKSEPPKLEQPSRWSKEFNDFLKKSLVKDPQQRPSTEVLLQHGFINGNLDAKPIKDLLLEYKAEVVEEVVDDEAEEPRNSALQLDLDDDSASLQSQDIDKLPGTPTSISRDSKEQSQPSSSLPTAAAAAATVAATATTATTKATTSEKPNQIKEEHASGVAETAAPHTKVPAPAPPTPPAPQKQQQQQPQAAAVLHKSSEDVAETNEKSDADKKHFVKKEKGKAPPPPSTVAAAAAIAARPQSSPSSDAEATASPKKLPEPTAAIEVSIGQDAVESKPQPPSPTASSIISVQSVASTASSSGSATGAVLSSSTSLITINSSDASPAPRQQQSVPPPPPPTQHLVLPNSLDSVSQITVVTSTHPPVIIDNSQQQPALPLAQNEVIIVSNDLNKSTHLHESSTDEDFPSLDDSLGDQVKQSSMILTVNERQDGSAGAASSAAAVHARKLDESEVLIVSPSYADDDSAYNTASGSHDHSDQLLLMDTSHVSVVTVGDEVIKVKDSSHQQPSDGGSGKQQQANGVVPEDVSIIVNRFKPGQEQEKRISPDSSLGSGSSENGSVRGRRGVEVQITSGGGGGGDADSIGTNTSQDSRNEVDNKQSHGSMLPPPPPSVTNNSNLHHQRLALAIDEEEEADVVVIRQKPRVPAAKSSGVGGLTKEEIELRNLRKKTRKRTRKFEIDGVQMTTTTSRVIYGDEENGRIYDDHDFRKQELRELKMLQKQEKKQQTELHVKEQMAKEQQDRRFEQERTSLEKTYEADMDTLARQHKQLVEKTEQTQENELRSSSKRIRSEQEQELKIFRENLKQEIRLLKQEVDLFPKDKRKDEFKQRRTAMELDHEEKERAFLDSLKERHELLLRRLSEKHRDHLATINRTFLQQKQNAMRTREALLWELEEKQLHERHQLSKRHVKELCFMQRHQMIIRHEKELDQVKRMLQRKEEDLLKKQTLEKRALPKRIRAERKARDLMFRESLRISTNLDPEIERDRLKKFQEQEKKRYMQEERRFEVKHQKQLEELRATRESAIRELEQLQNEKRKALVEHEHAKLSEIDERLKAELRDWREQLVPRKQRLEETFAQQLDEMETLYGGALIVSMPADTLQRDHFTGSTRSSLSSYSEG, from the exons TTGAATATTGTGACGGCGGCGCCTTGGACAGCATCATGGTGGAGCTGGAAAAGCCACTGACAGAGCCACAAATTGCCTATGTTTGCAAGCACATGACCGAGGGCCTCACATTTCTGCACAAGAACAAGGTCATACATCGAGATTTGAAGGCCGGCAATGTGCTGCTCACCATGGAGGGTGGCGTAAAGCTGG CTGATTTTGGTGTGTCGGCCAAGAATAAACACACGATGCAAAAGCATGATACGTTCATTGGCACGCCCTATTGGATGGCACCGGAGCTGGTGCTCTGCGAAACGTTTCGCGACAATCCATACGATCACAAGGTGGACATTTGGTCACTGGGCATAACACTCATTGAACTGGCGCAAATGGAGCCACCCAATAGCGAAATGTCGCCAATGCGTGTGCTGCTCAAAATACAAAAGAGCGAACCGCCCAAACTGGAGCAGCCGAGCAGATGGAGCAAGGAATTTAATGATTTTCTTAAAAAGTCTTTAGTCAAG GATCCACAGCAGCGTCCCTCCACGGAAGTGTTGCTGCAACATGGATTCATCAACGGCAATTTGGATGCAAAGCCCATTAAGGATCTGCTGCTCGAGTACAAGGCCGAAGTTGTCGAGGAGGTCGTCGATGATGAGGCTGAG GAACCCCGCAACTCGGCGCTCCAGCTCGACCTGGACGATGACTCTGCTTCGCTGCAGAGCCAAGACATTGACAAAC TTCCAGGTACACCTACATCCATATCGCGGGATTCCAAAGAGCAATCCCAACCAAGTAGCAGTctaccaacagcagcagctgcagcagcaactgtggctgcaactgcaacaacagcaacaactaaagcaacaacatcagaAAAACCAAACCAGATCAAGGAGGAGCATGCCTCAGGAGTGGCCGAAACAGCAGCGCCGCATACCAAAGTGCCAGCACCAGCGCCGCCAACGCCACCAGcgccacaaaaacaacagcaacaacaaccacaagcaGCTGCTGTGCTGCACAAATCAAGTGAAGACGTTGCAGAAACGAATGAAAAGTCTGACGCAGACAAAAAA CACTTTGTCAAAAAGGAGAAGGGCAAAGCGCCCCCACCGCCATCAAcagtcgctgcagctgctgccatagCTGCCAGACCACAGAGCTCTCCTTCATCGGATGCGGAGGCAACAGCATCGCCCAAGAAGCTGCCGGAACCCACAGCCGCCATTGAAGTGAGCATTGGTCAGGATGCTGTGGAGTCTAAACCGCAGCCGCCCTCACCGACTGCCTCTTCCATCATATCCGTGCAGTCGGTGGCCTCCACGGCCAGCAGCTCGGGAAGTGCTACGGGCGCTGTGCTCAGCTCCAGCACCTCGCTGATAACCATCAACAGCAGCGATGCTTCGCCGGCGCCGCGTCAGCAGCAATCGGTGCCGCCTCCACCACCACCAACGCAGCATTTGGTGCTGCCGAACAGCCTGGATTCGGTTAGTCAAATCACAGTCGTGACAAGCACCCATCCGCCGGTGATTATTGACAATTCACAACAGCAGCCggcgctgccgctggcgcAGAATGAGGTCATCATTGTGTCGAATGATTTGAACAAGAGCACGCATTTGCATGAGTCATCTACCGACGAGGATTTCCCCTCGCTGGACGACAGTCTAGGGGATCAGGTTAAGCAATCATCCATGATACTAACAGTAAATGAGCGCCAAGATGGCAGTGCAGGGGCGGCATcttctgcagcagctgttcaTGCTCGCAAGCTGGATGAGAGCGAGGTGCTGATTGTGAGTCCGTCATATGCGGACGATGATTCGGCATATAACACGGCATCCGGTAGTCACGATCACAGCgatcagctgctgctcatgGACACCAGTCACGTATCTGTTGTCACAGTTGGCGATGAGGTCATTAAGGTCAAGGACAGTAGTCATCAACAGCCCAGCgatggcggcagcggcaagcAACAGCAGGCCAATGGCGTTGTGCCCGAGGATGTGAGCATCATTGTGAACCGGTTTAAGCCTGGCCAGGAGCAGGAGAAACGCATCTCGCCCGACAGTAGCCTAGGCTCCGGATCGAGCGAGAACGGCTCAGTGCGCGGCAGACGCGGCGTTGAAGTGCAGATAACCAGCgggggcggcggcggtggcgatGCGGACAGCATTGGCACCAACACTAGTCAGGACAGTCGCAACGAGGTGGATAACAAGCAGTCGCATGGATCGATGTTGCCACCACCACCTCCGTCGGTGACCAATAATAGCAACTTGCATCATCAGCGGCTGGCGCTGGCCATTGACGAGGAGGAGGAAGCGGACGTGGTGGTCATACGGCAAAAGCCGCGCGTGCCCGCAGCCAAATCCTCCGGCGTCGGTGGGCTCACTAAGGAAGAAATCGAACTGCGCAATTTGCGCAAAAAGACGCGCAAACGCACGCGTAAATTCGAAATTGATGGCGTGCAGATGACCACAACGACTAGTCGGGTCATCTATGGCGATGAGGAAAACGGGCGCATCTATGATGATCACGATTTCCGCAAGCAGGAGCTGCGTGAACTGAAAATGCTCCAAAAGCAGGAGAAGAAACAACAAACCGAGCTGCATGTCAAGGAACAGATGGCCAAGGAGCAGCAGGATCGTCGATTTGAGCAGGAGCGCACCTCGCTGGAAAAGACATACGAGGCGGACATGGATACGCTGGCGCGTCAGCACAAGCAGCTGGTCGAGAAAACCGAACAGACACAGGAGAATGAGCTGCGCAGCTCCTCGAAACGCATACGCTCCGAACAGGAGCAGGAGCTAAAGATTTTCCGTGAAAATCTTAAGCAGGAGATACGTCTGCTCAAGCAGGAAGTCGATCTGTTTCCCAAAGACAAGCGCAAGGATGAGTTCAAGCAGCGCCGCACAGCCATGGAGCTGGACCACGAGGAGAAGGAGCGCGCTTTTCTCGACTCACTTAAGGAGCGtcacgagctgctgctgcgacggcTCAGCGAGAAGCATCGCGATCATTTGGCCACCATTAATCGCACTTTCCTGCAGCAGAAACAGAATGCGATGCGTACGCGCGAGGCGCTGCTCTGGGAGCTTGAGGAGAAACAGCTTCACGAACGCCACCAACTGTCCAAGCGACATGTCAAAGAGCTGTGCTTCATGCAGCGGCATCAAATGATCATACGCCACGAAAAGGAGCTAGACCAGGTTAAGCGCATGCTGCAGCGCAAGGAGGAGGATCTCCTCAAAAAACAAACGCTCGAGAAGCGCGCTTTGCCCAAGCGCATTCGAGCCGAGCGTAAGGCGCGTGATCTCATGTTCCGCGAATCCTTGCGCATATCCACAAATCTCGATCCGGAGATCGAGCGTGATCGCTTGAAGAAG TTCCAGGAGCAGGAGAAGAAACGTTACATGCAGGAGGAGCGCCGCTTTGAGGTCAAGCATCAGAAGCAATTGGAGGAGTTGCGTGCCACGCGTGAAAGCGCCATTAG AGaactggagcagctgcagaaCGAGAAGCGCAAGGCTCTTGTTGAGCACGAACATGCCAAGCTCTCCGAGATCGATGAGCGCCTGAAGGCCGAACTGCGCGATTGGCGCGAACAGCTAGTGCCACGCAAACAG CGTCTGGAGGAAACATTCGCACAGCAGCTGGATGAGATGGAAACCTTGTATGGCGGCGCCCTGATCGTTTCTATGCCCGCGGATACATTGCAGCGCGATCATTTCACGGGCTCCACGCGCAGCAGTCTCAGCTCCTATTCCGAGGGATGA
- the Slik gene encoding serine/threonine-protein kinase 10 isoform X2 → MSFITNLKKVFHLGGGGEAKKKRLYNNIKMDTDPKELWEMVGELGDGAFGKVYKAQHKEHKRFAAAKMCTLEDEENLSDHMVEIDILSEIKHPNIVELYEAFSIDDKLWMLIEYCDGGALDSIMVELEKPLTEPQIAYVCKHMTEGLTFLHKNKVIHRDLKAGNVLLTMEGGVKLADFGVSAKNKHTMQKHDTFIGTPYWMAPELVLCETFRDNPYDHKVDIWSLGITLIELAQMEPPNSEMSPMRVLLKIQKSEPPKLEQPSRWSKEFNDFLKKSLVKDPQQRPSTEVLLQHGFINGNLDAKPIKDLLLEYKAEVVEEVVDDEAEEPRNSALQLDLDDDSASLQSQDIDKLPGTPTSISRDSKEQSQPSSSLPTAAAAAATVAATATTATTKATTSEKPNQIKEEHASGVAETAAPHTKVPAPAPPTPPAPQKQQQQQPQAAAVLHKSSEDVAETNEKSDADKKHFVKKEKGKAPPPPSTVAAAAAIAARPQSSPSSDAEATASPKKLPEPTAAIEVSIGQDAVESKPQPPSPTASSIISVQSVASTASSSGSATGAVLSSSTSLITINSSDASPAPRQQQSVPPPPPPTQHLVLPNSLDSVSQITVVTSTHPPVIIDNSQQQPALPLAQNEVIIVSNDLNKSTHLHESSTDEDFPSLDDSLGDQVKQSSMILTVNERQDGSAGAASSAAAVHARKLDESEVLIVSPSYADDDSAYNTASGSHDHSDQLLLMDTSHVSVVTVGDEVIKVKDSSHQQPSDGGSGKQQQANGVVPEDVSIIVNRFKPGQEQEKRISPDSSLGSGSSENGSVRGRRGVEVQITSGGGGGGDADSIGTNTSQDSRNEVDNKQSHGSMLPPPPPSVTNNSNLHHQRLALAIDEEEEADVVVIRQKPRVPAAKSSGVGGLTKEEIELRNLRKKTRKRTRKFEIDGVQMTTTTSRVIYGDEENGRIYDDHDFRKQELRELKMLQKQEKKQQTELHVKEQMAKEQQDRRFEQERTSLEKTYEADMDTLARQHKQLVEKTEQTQENELRSSSKRIRSEQEQELKIFRENLKQEIRLLKQEVDLFPKDKRKDEFKQRRTAMELDHEEKERAFLDSLKERHELLLRRLSEKHRDHLATINRTFLQQKQNAMRTREALLWELEEKQLHERHQLSKRHVKELCFMQRHQMIIRHEKELDQVKRMLQRKEEDLLKKQTLEKRALPKRIRAERKARDLMFRESLRISTNLDPEIERDRLKKFQEQEKKRYMQEERRFEVKHQKQLEELRATRESAIRELEQLQNEKRKALVEHEHAKLSEIDERLKAELRDWREQLVPRKQRLNVLISAAIDEHERRHGLVANRGEFENLEVELPLRLRGIFNERSARLLPRNTFIDVQQLPRSRSSLLMLGGGSGRGNFRGSAPDLSRSVPSTPIMHKQQRAQMRSELVLAEEDDGEEQMKRASVATMPGVSQLRLITQMPSAAPNELVKVVTSTPQLNSAEEGNAKPAMSTFKQTTPPPPKTPEELGLVANRFGRLDVNDAPVELRIHEGPVVKAHTQRLLHSTSFAIKRPSLASRSSGRSSLSSAQSMYNMHELSTSTRYCSDAELIFDAGRKAAALLDEVQPQLRSTLKPTHNGSVTDDFYHDLYAAKYRLPRINQRQLSLDEDTSAA, encoded by the exons TTGAATATTGTGACGGCGGCGCCTTGGACAGCATCATGGTGGAGCTGGAAAAGCCACTGACAGAGCCACAAATTGCCTATGTTTGCAAGCACATGACCGAGGGCCTCACATTTCTGCACAAGAACAAGGTCATACATCGAGATTTGAAGGCCGGCAATGTGCTGCTCACCATGGAGGGTGGCGTAAAGCTGG CTGATTTTGGTGTGTCGGCCAAGAATAAACACACGATGCAAAAGCATGATACGTTCATTGGCACGCCCTATTGGATGGCACCGGAGCTGGTGCTCTGCGAAACGTTTCGCGACAATCCATACGATCACAAGGTGGACATTTGGTCACTGGGCATAACACTCATTGAACTGGCGCAAATGGAGCCACCCAATAGCGAAATGTCGCCAATGCGTGTGCTGCTCAAAATACAAAAGAGCGAACCGCCCAAACTGGAGCAGCCGAGCAGATGGAGCAAGGAATTTAATGATTTTCTTAAAAAGTCTTTAGTCAAG GATCCACAGCAGCGTCCCTCCACGGAAGTGTTGCTGCAACATGGATTCATCAACGGCAATTTGGATGCAAAGCCCATTAAGGATCTGCTGCTCGAGTACAAGGCCGAAGTTGTCGAGGAGGTCGTCGATGATGAGGCTGAG GAACCCCGCAACTCGGCGCTCCAGCTCGACCTGGACGATGACTCTGCTTCGCTGCAGAGCCAAGACATTGACAAAC TTCCAGGTACACCTACATCCATATCGCGGGATTCCAAAGAGCAATCCCAACCAAGTAGCAGTctaccaacagcagcagctgcagcagcaactgtggctgcaactgcaacaacagcaacaactaaagcaacaacatcagaAAAACCAAACCAGATCAAGGAGGAGCATGCCTCAGGAGTGGCCGAAACAGCAGCGCCGCATACCAAAGTGCCAGCACCAGCGCCGCCAACGCCACCAGcgccacaaaaacaacagcaacaacaaccacaagcaGCTGCTGTGCTGCACAAATCAAGTGAAGACGTTGCAGAAACGAATGAAAAGTCTGACGCAGACAAAAAA CACTTTGTCAAAAAGGAGAAGGGCAAAGCGCCCCCACCGCCATCAAcagtcgctgcagctgctgccatagCTGCCAGACCACAGAGCTCTCCTTCATCGGATGCGGAGGCAACAGCATCGCCCAAGAAGCTGCCGGAACCCACAGCCGCCATTGAAGTGAGCATTGGTCAGGATGCTGTGGAGTCTAAACCGCAGCCGCCCTCACCGACTGCCTCTTCCATCATATCCGTGCAGTCGGTGGCCTCCACGGCCAGCAGCTCGGGAAGTGCTACGGGCGCTGTGCTCAGCTCCAGCACCTCGCTGATAACCATCAACAGCAGCGATGCTTCGCCGGCGCCGCGTCAGCAGCAATCGGTGCCGCCTCCACCACCACCAACGCAGCATTTGGTGCTGCCGAACAGCCTGGATTCGGTTAGTCAAATCACAGTCGTGACAAGCACCCATCCGCCGGTGATTATTGACAATTCACAACAGCAGCCggcgctgccgctggcgcAGAATGAGGTCATCATTGTGTCGAATGATTTGAACAAGAGCACGCATTTGCATGAGTCATCTACCGACGAGGATTTCCCCTCGCTGGACGACAGTCTAGGGGATCAGGTTAAGCAATCATCCATGATACTAACAGTAAATGAGCGCCAAGATGGCAGTGCAGGGGCGGCATcttctgcagcagctgttcaTGCTCGCAAGCTGGATGAGAGCGAGGTGCTGATTGTGAGTCCGTCATATGCGGACGATGATTCGGCATATAACACGGCATCCGGTAGTCACGATCACAGCgatcagctgctgctcatgGACACCAGTCACGTATCTGTTGTCACAGTTGGCGATGAGGTCATTAAGGTCAAGGACAGTAGTCATCAACAGCCCAGCgatggcggcagcggcaagcAACAGCAGGCCAATGGCGTTGTGCCCGAGGATGTGAGCATCATTGTGAACCGGTTTAAGCCTGGCCAGGAGCAGGAGAAACGCATCTCGCCCGACAGTAGCCTAGGCTCCGGATCGAGCGAGAACGGCTCAGTGCGCGGCAGACGCGGCGTTGAAGTGCAGATAACCAGCgggggcggcggcggtggcgatGCGGACAGCATTGGCACCAACACTAGTCAGGACAGTCGCAACGAGGTGGATAACAAGCAGTCGCATGGATCGATGTTGCCACCACCACCTCCGTCGGTGACCAATAATAGCAACTTGCATCATCAGCGGCTGGCGCTGGCCATTGACGAGGAGGAGGAAGCGGACGTGGTGGTCATACGGCAAAAGCCGCGCGTGCCCGCAGCCAAATCCTCCGGCGTCGGTGGGCTCACTAAGGAAGAAATCGAACTGCGCAATTTGCGCAAAAAGACGCGCAAACGCACGCGTAAATTCGAAATTGATGGCGTGCAGATGACCACAACGACTAGTCGGGTCATCTATGGCGATGAGGAAAACGGGCGCATCTATGATGATCACGATTTCCGCAAGCAGGAGCTGCGTGAACTGAAAATGCTCCAAAAGCAGGAGAAGAAACAACAAACCGAGCTGCATGTCAAGGAACAGATGGCCAAGGAGCAGCAGGATCGTCGATTTGAGCAGGAGCGCACCTCGCTGGAAAAGACATACGAGGCGGACATGGATACGCTGGCGCGTCAGCACAAGCAGCTGGTCGAGAAAACCGAACAGACACAGGAGAATGAGCTGCGCAGCTCCTCGAAACGCATACGCTCCGAACAGGAGCAGGAGCTAAAGATTTTCCGTGAAAATCTTAAGCAGGAGATACGTCTGCTCAAGCAGGAAGTCGATCTGTTTCCCAAAGACAAGCGCAAGGATGAGTTCAAGCAGCGCCGCACAGCCATGGAGCTGGACCACGAGGAGAAGGAGCGCGCTTTTCTCGACTCACTTAAGGAGCGtcacgagctgctgctgcgacggcTCAGCGAGAAGCATCGCGATCATTTGGCCACCATTAATCGCACTTTCCTGCAGCAGAAACAGAATGCGATGCGTACGCGCGAGGCGCTGCTCTGGGAGCTTGAGGAGAAACAGCTTCACGAACGCCACCAACTGTCCAAGCGACATGTCAAAGAGCTGTGCTTCATGCAGCGGCATCAAATGATCATACGCCACGAAAAGGAGCTAGACCAGGTTAAGCGCATGCTGCAGCGCAAGGAGGAGGATCTCCTCAAAAAACAAACGCTCGAGAAGCGCGCTTTGCCCAAGCGCATTCGAGCCGAGCGTAAGGCGCGTGATCTCATGTTCCGCGAATCCTTGCGCATATCCACAAATCTCGATCCGGAGATCGAGCGTGATCGCTTGAAGAAG TTCCAGGAGCAGGAGAAGAAACGTTACATGCAGGAGGAGCGCCGCTTTGAGGTCAAGCATCAGAAGCAATTGGAGGAGTTGCGTGCCACGCGTGAAAGCGCCATTAG AGaactggagcagctgcagaaCGAGAAGCGCAAGGCTCTTGTTGAGCACGAACATGCCAAGCTCTCCGAGATCGATGAGCGCCTGAAGGCCGAACTGCGCGATTGGCGCGAACAGCTAGTGCCACGCAAACAG CGACTGAATGTCCTGATAAGCGCTGCCATTGATGAGCACGAGCGGCGTCATGGCCTGGTGGCTAATCGGGGCGAGTTCGAGAATCTTGAGGTGGAGCTGCCGTTGCGGCTGCGCGGCATATTCAATGAGAGATCTGCGCGTTTGTTGCCACGCAACACGTTCATCgatgtgcagcagctgccgcgtTCGCGTTCCTCCCTACTAATGTTGGGCGGtggcagtgggcgtggcaatttTAGGGGCTCAGCACCCGATCTGAGCCGCAGCGTGCCAAGCACGCCCATAATGCATAAGCAGCAGCGTGCCCAGATGCGCAGCGAACTGGTGCTGGCGGAGGAGGATGACGGCGAGGAGCAAATGAAGCGCGCCAGTGTGGCCACCATGCCGGGCGTGAGTCAGTTGCGTTTAATAACCCAAATGCCAAGCGCGGCGCCCAATGAGCTGGTCAAAGTGGTCACCAGCACGCCGCAGCTAAACAGTGCCGAGGAGGGCAATGCCAAGCCAGCGATGAGCACATTTAAGCAAACAACTCCGCCGCCACCAAAAACGCCCGAAGAGCTGGGCCTGGTGGCGAATCGCTTCGGTCGACTCGATGTCAACGATGCGCCCGTGGAGCTGCGCATACATGAGGGTCCCGTGGTGAAGGCCCATACGCAGCGCCTGCTGCACTCGACCTCGTTTGCCATCAAGCGTCCGTCGCTGgccagccgcagcagcggACGCTCCTCGCTGAGCAGCGCCCAGTCCATGTACAACATGCACGAGCTGAGCACCTCGACGCGTTACTGCAGCGATGCTGAATTGATATTCGATGCGGGTCGCAAAGCGGCCGCCTTGCTGGATGAGGTGCAGCCGCAGCTCCGCTCCACGCTGAAGCCCACACACAATGGCAGCGTCACGGATGATTTCTATCACGATTTGTATGCGGCCAAGTACAGGTTGCCGCGCATTAACCAGCGTCAGCTTAGCCTGGACGAGGACACCTCGGCCGCCTAG